From the genome of Euryarchaeota archaeon:
CTTCGCCGTCGGCGACAAGGATGCCAAGAAGAAGCTGGGCGTGACGCCATGAACATCGGCCTCGTCGCAAAACATAAGAAGGAATCGTACGCCGTAGCAAAGCGCGTCGTTGCGGCCGTCAAAAAACGCGCCGCGATCGTCGCCGAACCGAAGCTCGCCAAGGCGATCGGCCTCGCCCCGAAGGCCGTCGAGCGCATGGAAGTGGACGCGATCATCACCGTCGGCGGGGACGGGACCATCCTCTGGACGATGCTCAAGAACGACGCACCGGTCCTTGGTGTGAACATGGGGGAGATCGGTTTCCTCACCGAAGTGGAAGCGAAGGATGTGCCGCGTGCCGTGAACCGTCTCTTGAAAGGGGATTACAACATCGAGGAGCGCCTGCGCTTGAAGATATCACTCAACGGGCGAAGCCTCCCTTACGCCGTGAACGAGGCGGTGGTCCGCACTGCCCAGACCTCGAAACTCCTCCATATCTCCATCCGCGTCAACGGGCGTGAGATCGAGCGGTTCCGCGCCGACGGCGTGATCCTCGCGACCCCCACGGGGTCCACCTCATACTCGATGAGCGCCGGTGGGCCGATAGTCGATCCGGCCGTCGAGGCCGTTCTCATGACGCCTCTCGCAGCGTTCCGGCTCAGCGCCCGCCCATACGTTTTCCCCGCACGGGCCCGCCTTGAGACACGGATACTCTCCGCCGAGAAGGACGCCTTGATGGTGTTGGATGGCCAGGTCGAGTATCGGATCAAGCACACGGATCGCCTCGTCTTCACTGGGGCGCGGGAACCGGCCCGGTTCGTGCGCTTCACCAACCGGTTCTACAGGCGGCTACGAGAGAGGTTGGTGCTCTGAATAGGGCGAGGCCGGGGCGGGTGAAAGGCGATGGGTGCCTTTGATTTCCTTTCCCGCAAAGGCGGCCCGCGGGGAAAGAGCGCGGATCCCACGGCTGGCAAGAAACGCGCGCCGGAGGGCCCACCTCCCGGGCGGGGGCAAGTTCGGGCCATCGAGAGGCGGACGCTGGAGTTGATCTTCGCCTCGTCGAAAAGCTCCCATCCGCATGAATTCGCGGCAGCGTTGAGTTGCGAGGCCAAGGCCATCGACGAACTCGTCCTCATCCCCGGAACGATCAACGGCGAGGCCCACGCCATAATGCAGCTCTACATGCTGCCCGTGGATCGTCGGATCGTGGGGAGCGTCCACAGTCACCCGGGCGGCAATCCAAGGCCTAGCGACGCGGATCGTAACCTCTTCAAGAACTTCGGGCACATCCACATCATCTGCGCCGAACCATATGGGCCCGGCACGTGGCGCGCCTATGACCACAACGGGGAGAGCGTCGGCATGACGGTCGTCGACTAGGACGGGGCCGCGACGCGAACCCTTTAACTCCAAGGAATCCATGCGGCGTCGATGGGCCGCTTCCAACTGCAGCGCGGGGAGACCGTGCGACTGCGCCTCAGCCCGCACCCGTTGAGCGTGTTGGCGCTTTACGCGATCCCCCTGTTGCTCCTGTTCTGGGGAGCGTTCTTCTTCCTGTTGTCTGGCTCCGGCCCAGTGCCGGCGCCGACCGCTCTCAAAGGCCTCTTCGCCAGCACGGAGCCTCTGGGTCTCGTCGGGCAATGGCTCCTTTACGCGCTACCGATGATCGTCCTCACCGGCGTCCTTTGGAAGTCCACGAAGGACCGCGTGCTTCCCGTGGCAAGCGTCTTGGCCCTGGCGGCCGCCACATTCGCGGGGGCGGCCTACCCTCCCTTCTCTTCGACCATCGCAGTGACTACCATCGCGTCGGGCCTCCTGGGCGTCGCAGCGGCCGAGGCGTCCCGCCGGTCCACGGTGTACGTGGTCACGTCGTCGCGCATGGTCCTCCGACAGGGACTCCTTGTCACTCGCGAGAGGATGACGCGGCTTCAGAACGTGAGCGAACTGGAAAGCGCGCAGTCCCTCTTGGGGCGTCTCTTCGATTTCGGGGACATTGTCCCCATGGTGAGGCCGGATGACCCCGCGGATCGACCGCGCACGAGGAAGGTGAAGGGCAAGAAGGAGGAGCTTCCACAGTGGCGGATCCGGGGCGCGCACCCTTTCATCCCTTCGAAGGACGCGATCTTCGCCGTGATCTCGGACCGCGTCCACCAGGATTACGTGGAGGAATCGGCGACCCGGACGGCGAAGGAAGAAAGGAAGAACCGGGAGGGCGACACGCTCTCGCGACTCGACGAACTCCTCCAACCCGCAAAGCGCCAAAACGAATGAGGGCGTTGCGGCGCCTTGGTCGCTTGGAGGCGGACGGCGGGTAGGGCGTTGAAACCGGAAGTTTTTTGCCCGCCTATGCCTCGTCGAAGCCGATGGGATGCGATGTCGCATTACGTGCAAGGCCTCCGCCGAGTCTGGCACGAACGTCAACGGCCCGTCGTCGTGCGGGCGCTTTGGCCATGGCTATCCTCGTCGTTTCGCCGCTCGGCGGTTGTCTCGGCGTCGACAACATGGACGTCCTCAAGGATCGCCTCGGTTACGGGGAAAAGCCGCCTGTAGTCCTGCCTCCCGAGGGGCACATCGGGTCGTCAAGGCCCGTCGCGCTCGGAACGTTGGACGTCGTGGTGGGCGAGGTGATCACTCTTTTCGCCACCGGTTATTCGGATCCCCAGAACCTGAAATTGGCCTTCACCTGGGAGATCGAGGGTTTTGGTGACCGCACAGGGGAGACCGTGGACGTCTCCTGGGG
Proteins encoded in this window:
- a CDS encoding NAD(+)/NADH kinase; its protein translation is MNIGLVAKHKKESYAVAKRVVAAVKKRAAIVAEPKLAKAIGLAPKAVERMEVDAIITVGGDGTILWTMLKNDAPVLGVNMGEIGFLTEVEAKDVPRAVNRLLKGDYNIEERLRLKISLNGRSLPYAVNEAVVRTAQTSKLLHISIRVNGREIERFRADGVILATPTGSTSYSMSAGGPIVDPAVEAVLMTPLAAFRLSARPYVFPARARLETRILSAEKDALMVLDGQVEYRIKHTDRLVFTGAREPARFVRFTNRFYRRLRERLVL
- a CDS encoding Mov34/MPN/PAD-1 family protein, yielding MGAFDFLSRKGGPRGKSADPTAGKKRAPEGPPPGRGQVRAIERRTLELIFASSKSSHPHEFAAALSCEAKAIDELVLIPGTINGEAHAIMQLYMLPVDRRIVGSVHSHPGGNPRPSDADRNLFKNFGHIHIICAEPYGPGTWRAYDHNGESVGMTVVD
- a CDS encoding PH domain-containing protein, which codes for MGRFQLQRGETVRLRLSPHPLSVLALYAIPLLLLFWGAFFFLLSGSGPVPAPTALKGLFASTEPLGLVGQWLLYALPMIVLTGVLWKSTKDRVLPVASVLALAAATFAGAAYPPFSSTIAVTTIASGLLGVAAAEASRRSTVYVVTSSRMVLRQGLLVTRERMTRLQNVSELESAQSLLGRLFDFGDIVPMVRPDDPADRPRTRKVKGKKEELPQWRIRGAHPFIPSKDAIFAVISDRVHQDYVEESATRTAKEERKNREGDTLSRLDELLQPAKRQNE